Proteins encoded within one genomic window of Flavobacterium gilvum:
- a CDS encoding aminotransferase class V-fold PLP-dependent enzyme, whose product MAVTEVTTKLENYFQQFRKDIIGIDQSFESPFGLQKITYTDWTASGRLYRPIEEKLMNEFGPFVANTHTETTVSGTAMTKSYHHARDIIKKHVNASPEDVLITDGTGMTGVVNKFQRILGLKVPENLTKYFDIPAEKKPIVFISHMEHHSNQTSWLETIADVEVIPSCEEGLFSLDNLAVLLEKYKNRPYKIASITSCSNVTGIKTPYHQVAKLMHQSNGVCFVDFACSGPYVKIDMHPEDSESYLDAIFFSPHKFLGGPGTSGVLVFNKKLYHNMVPDCPGGGTVSWTNPWGEHKYIDNIEDREDGGTPGFLQVIKTALAIQLKEQMGIENILNREHEIVDYVFDSLENIPNIKILAGQHRNRLGVISFFIEDLHFNLGVKLLNDKFGIQTRGGCSCAGTYGHFLLHVDQEASNKLIDEITLGDLIKKPGWIRMSIHPTTTTDEIEFVCNSIKSLAENHKNWALGYNYDKNTNEFLHKEASSVEDKLVHDWFSL is encoded by the coding sequence ATGGCAGTTACAGAAGTTACAACAAAATTAGAAAACTATTTTCAGCAGTTCAGAAAAGATATTATCGGAATAGATCAAAGTTTTGAATCACCATTTGGCCTTCAAAAAATCACCTATACTGATTGGACAGCAAGCGGGCGTTTGTATCGCCCAATTGAAGAAAAACTGATGAATGAATTCGGACCGTTTGTTGCTAATACTCATACAGAAACTACCGTTTCCGGGACTGCCATGACCAAATCCTATCATCATGCGCGAGATATTATTAAAAAGCACGTAAATGCAAGTCCAGAAGATGTTTTGATAACAGATGGAACCGGTATGACTGGAGTTGTGAATAAATTTCAGCGAATTTTGGGATTGAAAGTTCCTGAAAATCTTACCAAATATTTTGATATTCCTGCCGAAAAAAAGCCAATTGTTTTTATTTCGCACATGGAACACCATTCCAATCAAACTTCCTGGTTGGAAACAATAGCCGATGTAGAAGTTATTCCTTCCTGTGAAGAAGGACTTTTTAGTTTGGATAACCTAGCTGTTTTATTAGAGAAATACAAAAACAGACCGTATAAAATTGCTTCCATAACTTCGTGTTCCAATGTAACGGGAATCAAGACGCCTTATCACCAGGTTGCCAAGTTGATGCATCAGAGCAATGGGGTTTGTTTTGTTGATTTTGCCTGTTCGGGACCTTACGTGAAAATTGATATGCATCCCGAAGATTCAGAATCCTATTTGGATGCCATTTTCTTTTCTCCTCATAAATTTTTGGGTGGCCCTGGAACTTCAGGTGTTTTAGTTTTCAATAAAAAACTATACCACAATATGGTGCCAGACTGTCCGGGCGGAGGAACCGTTTCCTGGACAAATCCTTGGGGTGAACACAAATATATTGATAATATCGAAGATAGGGAAGATGGTGGAACTCCAGGATTTCTTCAGGTAATTAAAACAGCTTTGGCCATTCAGCTGAAAGAACAAATGGGGATTGAAAACATTCTCAATCGAGAACATGAAATTGTAGACTATGTTTTTGATTCTCTGGAAAATATTCCAAATATTAAAATCCTTGCTGGACAACATCGCAATCGATTAGGGGTTATTTCCTTTTTTATTGAAGATTTGCACTTCAATTTGGGGGTAAAATTATTAAACGATAAATTCGGAATCCAAACGCGTGGTGGTTGCAGTTGTGCGGGAACGTATGGCCATTTTTTACTGCATGTGGATCAAGAAGCATCAAATAAACTGATTGACGAAATCACTTTGGGCGATTTAATCAAAAAACCGGGTTGGATTAGAATGTCTATTCATCCCACGACTACTACAGACGAAATTGAATTCGTTTGTAACAGCATTAAATCTTTGGCCGAAAATCATAAAAATTGGGCTTTGGGTTATAATTACGATAAAAACACAAATGAGTTTTTGCACAAAGAAGCAAGTTCAGTTGAAGACAAATTAGTTCATGATTGGTTTTCTTTATAA